A region of Procambarus clarkii isolate CNS0578487 chromosome 22, FALCON_Pclarkii_2.0, whole genome shotgun sequence DNA encodes the following proteins:
- the LOC138367390 gene encoding mucin-5AC-like codes for MELPVTNTMELSVTNTMELSVTNIMELPVTNTMELSVTNTMELPVTNTMELSVTNTMELSVTNTMELPVTNTMELSVTNTMELSVTNTMELPVTNTMELSVTNTMELPVTTTMELSVTNTMELPVTTTMELSVTNTMELPVTTTMELPVTNTMELPVTNTMVLPVTTTMELPVTTTMELPVTNTMELPVTTTMELPVTNTMELPVTNTMELPVTNTMELPVTNTMELPVTTTMELPVTNTMELPVTTTMELPVTTTMELPVTNTMELPVTNTMELPVTNTMELPVTNTMELPVTNTMELPVTNTMELPVTTTMELPVTNTMELPVTTTMELPVTTTMELPVTNTMELPVTNTMELPVTTTMELPVTNTMELPVTTTMELPVTTTMELSVTNTMELPLTRHREAPSSTGKWFKTLLRL; via the coding sequence ATGGAACTACCAGTTACCAATACCATGGAACTATCAGTTACCAATACCATGGAACTATCAGTTACCAATATCATGGAACTACCAGTTACCAATACCATGGAACTATCAGTTACCAATACCATGGAACTACCAGTTACCAATACCATGGAACTATCAGTTACCAATACCATGGAACTATCAGTTACCAATACCATGGAACTACCAGTTACCAATACCATGGAACTATCAGTTACCAATACCATGGAACTATCAGTTACCAATACCATGGAACTTCCAGTTACCAATACCATGGAACTATCAGTTACCAATACCATGGAACTACCAGTTACCACTACCATGGAACTATCAGTTACCAATACCATGGAACTACCAGTTACCACTACCATGGAACTATCAGTTACCAATACCATGGAACTACCAGTTACCACTACCATGGAACTACCAGTTACCAATACCATGGAACTTCCAGTTACCAATACCATGGTACTACCAGTTACCACTACCATGGAACTACCAGTTACCACTACCATGGAACTACCAGTTACCAATACCATGGAACTTCCAGTTACCACTACCATGGAACTACCAGTTACCAATACCATGGAACTACCAGTTACCAATACCATGGAACTACCAGTTACCAATACCATGGAACTTCCAGTTACCAATACCATGGAACTACCAGTTACCACTACCATGGAACTACCAGTTACCAATACCATGGAACTTCCAGTTACCACTACCATGGAACTACCAGTTACCACTACCATGGAACTACCAGTTACCAATACCATGGAACTACCAGTTACCAATACCATGGAACTACCAGTTACCAATACCATGGAACTTCCAGTTACCAATACCATGGAACTTCCAGTTACCAATACCATGGAACTTCCAGTTACCAATACCATGGAACTACCAGTTACCACTACCATGGAACTTCCAGTTACCAATACCATGGAACTTCCAGTTACCACTACCATGGAACTACCAGTTACCACTACCATGGAACTACCAGTTACCAATACCATGGAACTACCAGTTACCAATACCATGGAACTACCAGTTACCACTACCATGGAACTACCAGTTACCAATACCATGGAACTACCAGTTACCACTACCATGGAACTACCAGTTACCACTACCATGGAACTATCAGTTACCAATACCATGGAACTACCACTTACAAGGCATCGTGAGGCTCCGTCTAGTACAGGGAAATGGTTTAAGACACTACTGAGGCTGTAA
- the LOC138367391 gene encoding mucin-2-like: MVLPVTTTMEPPVTTTMVLPVTSTMELPVTTTMELPVTTTMELPVTTTMELPITTTMELPVTTTMVLPVTTTMVLPVTTTMVLPVTTTMEPPVTTTMELPVTTTMELPVTTTMVLPVTTTMELPVTTTMVLPVTNTMELPVTNTMVLPVTNTMVLPVTNTMELLVTNTMVLPVTTTMELPVTTTMVLPVTTTMVLPVTTSMVLPVTTTMELPVTTTMVLPVTNTMELPVTNTMVLPVTNTMELPVTTTMELPVTTTMELPVTTTMELPVTTTMVLPVTNTMVLPVTTTMVLPVTNTMVLPVTNTMVLPVTNTMELPVTNTMELPVTTTMELPVTTTMELPVTTTMVLPVTNTMELLVTNTMVLPVTTTMVLPVTNTMELLVTTTMVLPVTNTMEL; this comes from the coding sequence ATGGTACTACCAGTTACCACTACCATGGAACCACCAGTTACCACTACCATGGTACTACCAGTTACCAGTACCATGGAACTACCAGTTACCACTACCATGGAACTACCAGTTACCACTACCATGGAACTACCAGTTACCACTACCATGGAACTACCAATTACCACTACCATGGAACTACCAGTTACCACTACCATGGTACTACCAGTTACCACTACCATGGTACTACCAGTTACCACTACCATGGTACTACCAGTTACCACTACCATGGAACCACCAGTTACCACTACCATGGAACTACCAGTTACCACTACCATGGAACTACCAGTTACCACTACCATGGTACTACCAGTTACCACTACCATGGAACTACCAGTTACCACTACCATGGTACTACCAGTTACCAATACCATGGAACTACCAGTTACCAATACCATGGTACTACCAGTTACCAATACCATGGTACTACCAGTTACCAATACCATGGAACTACTAGTTACCAATACCATGGTACTACCAGTTACCACTACCATGGAACTACCAGTTACCACTACCATGGTACTACCAGTTACCACTACCATGGTACTACCAGTTACCACTTCCATGGTACTACCAGTTACCACTACCATGGAACTACCAGTTACCACTACCATGGTACTACCAGTTACCAATACCATGGAACTACCAGTTACCAATACCATGGTACTACCAGTTACCAATACCATGGAACTACCAGTTACCACTACCATGGAACTACCAGTTACCACTACCATGGAACTACCAGTTACCACTACCATGGAACTACCAGTTACCACTACCATGGTACTACCAGTTACCAATACCATGGTACTACCAGTTACCACTACCATGGTACTACCAGTTACCAATACCATGGTACTACCAGTTACCAATACCATGGTACTACCAGTTACCAATACCATGGAACTACCAGTTACCAATACCATGGAACTACCAGTTACCACTACCATGGAACTACCAGTTACCACTACCATGGAACTACCAGTTACCACTACCATGGTACTACCAGTTACCAATACCATGGAACTACTAGTTACCAATACCATGGTACTACCAGTTACCACTACCATGGTACTACCAGTTACCAATACCATGGAACTACTAGTTACCACTACCATGGTACTACCAGTTACCAATACCATGGAACTATAA